TGTCCGCCGGGTTTGATTACCAGTTCGTCGGCGAGGCTGCCGGCGGCGTCAAAGACGTATCGGGCACCTTCCACACTGAGGTAGCGGTCCTGCAGGTGTGGAGTGTGCAAAGCTTCCGTTAACATACCCAACAGGTGAATGGACTGGCCGGTGAGGATGGATGTGAGGTTAAAGAGGGTGTTTTGCACGTGGCCTTTGAAGATATTGCCGGTCATGTGTTTGGTGGGCGGCATATATTTAATGGGCGAGTTGGGAAACAGTTGGCGGACCAGCTGGGCCTGTGCTAATTCCATTAAGAGGCTGTCTTTTTTGTTGGGGCTGATTTCAAAGGCGTGGCCCAGGCCGATTTGTTCTTCTTTAAGGCCGCTTTCCAGAGCGAAGCGTTCGTTTATGAACTGGGAAGCGATGACGGTATGGGCTTTTTCGTAGGCATCGGCGGTGGTGAGGTAATTGTCTTCGCCGGTGTTGATGATTATGCCGGCATAACCGTTTAGCATACGGGAGATGTACTGGTCGATGAGGGTGCGGCGCATATTGATATCGCGAAAGATTATGCCGTACATGGAGTCGTTTAGCATTACATCCAACCGCTCCATGGCGCCCATGACGGCGATTTCCGGCATACAGAGCCCGGAGCAGTAATTGGTGACCATGATGTATTTGCCGGCTTGGCGGCCCGCATCGTCCATGGCCTGGCGCATAATGTGGAAGTTTTCCTGGGTGGCATAGGTGCCGCCCACGCCGCCGTCGGTGGCGCTGTAGGGTACATAGTCAAAGAGGCTTTGGGCGGTGTGGCGGATGACCGCCACAATGTCGGCGCCCTGCATTACGCCGGCTTTGGCCTGTTCAATATCGGCGTAGATATCGCCGGTGGCCACAATGATATAGAGCAGGGGCTCCCGGCCTTGGCCCAGTTCCTGCTGCAGGCGCTGCCTTTCCTTTCTTTGGTGATCAATCTTTTGGATGGCGTTTTCTGCATAACGTTCAAGCAGAGGCAGTACTATTTGGGGGTTATTCTCTTTGCCGGTAAGAAGATTTAGTTTACCACGGGCTGCCTGTTCTGCCACTTCCTGCAGAGTGAGGCCGTGATTGTGCATGGCATTGGCCATCCAGTAACAGACGCCACGGGACAGGGCATTAGCGTCCTGCAGTTGTTTGACCACTACATTGGGCAGCGGTACTCCGTTGGCATCGATGCCGTCTATGCCCAACAGGCGCAGATAGGCCCGCTCCACAGATACTGTGGTATGGTTGTGGATGTAGCTCATCACCTCGTCTACAATCCCTTGGGAAAGTTCTCTTGCTCTTATTATTTTTTCTCTGTCCAAACGCAGTTCCATTGAACTTCCCTCCCCTGATTATTAATTAAGCTCCTATATCAAAGAGGGGTACTGCCCCTCCACGGTCATAAACAATCTTTCCTGCCACAATGGTGAGATCCACATTTATGTCTTTTAAGTTTCCCGCTGTGATAAAACAAGGGTCTTCGGCCAGGACAATGATATCGGCTAGTTTCCCCGGTGTGATGGAGCCCAATTCCTTTTCCCTGAAAAGGGCTGCAGCTCCGTGTAAGGTAAACATCCTGATGGCTTGGAAAACTTCCAGGCATTCCTCTTTGTTGGGATGGTTCACGGCGGCATGAATGGCCAGGATGATATCCATGGGGGTTACGGCGGAGTCGGAGCCGCCGGCAAGGACCAGACCCTGATCCACCATGGTACGCAGCGGGTTGGTACGCATTACCCTCTCAGGTCCCAGACGC
This region of Dethiobacter alkaliphilus AHT 1 genomic DNA includes:
- the kamD gene encoding lysine 5,6-aminomutase subunit alpha; its protein translation is MELRLDREKIIRARELSQGIVDEVMSYIHNHTTVSVERAYLRLLGIDGIDANGVPLPNVVVKQLQDANALSRGVCYWMANAMHNHGLTLQEVAEQAARGKLNLLTGKENNPQIVLPLLERYAENAIQKIDHQRKERQRLQQELGQGREPLLYIIVATGDIYADIEQAKAGVMQGADIVAVIRHTAQSLFDYVPYSATDGGVGGTYATQENFHIMRQAMDDAGRQAGKYIMVTNYCSGLCMPEIAVMGAMERLDVMLNDSMYGIIFRDINMRRTLIDQYISRMLNGYAGIIINTGEDNYLTTADAYEKAHTVIASQFINERFALESGLKEEQIGLGHAFEISPNKKDSLLMELAQAQLVRQLFPNSPIKYMPPTKHMTGNIFKGHVQNTLFNLTSILTGQSIHLLGMLTEALHTPHLQDRYLSVEGARYVFDAAGSLADELVIKPGGQMEQRAAQVLTDAVDMLEEINSLGLMNAISRGMFADIARQPDGGKGQEGVITKSPDYYTPFIELLRERRATHGFKAS